In Halichondria panicea chromosome 17, odHalPani1.1, whole genome shotgun sequence, a single window of DNA contains:
- the LOC135351570 gene encoding uncharacterized protein LOC135351570, whose protein sequence is MYAKLCLLFISCFLSCSLANAQQCLRATNGNRDLPNFVRPGGGGEPQFRDNPIQAIITSYRFDCCGVVTEWRAFVEGSGDNRRNAYTISFQVWRPNSPSPMDTDGCYTMQGNNHFSPIPLADRDTDDRGIVTGIPLENERVEVQPGDVVGFYLESSDNGDDGIQFARDMSPYTDERVWFATDSLTSRPEATCMYPVGTSGLLSSSTNLAPLITATVCKS, encoded by the exons ATGTATGCCAAACTTTGCTTGCTGTTTATCTCCTGCTTCCTGTCTTGCTCTCTGGCTAATG CTCAGCAATGTCTTCGTGCAACCAATGGTAACAGAGATCTACCAAACTTTGTCAGACCAGGAGGTGGGGGAGAGCCACAGTTTAGAGACAACCCAATCCAGGCCATCATCACTAGCTACAGGTTCGACTGCTGTGGAGTGGTCACTGAGTGGAGAGCCTTTGTGGAGGGCAGTGGTGATAATCGACGTAATGCATACACCATCTCCTTCCAAGTGTGGAGACCCAACTCCCCCTCACCCATGGACACTGATGGCTGCTACACTATGCAAGGCAATAACCATTTCTCACCCATTCCACTGGCTGATCGCGACACTGATGACAGAGGAATAGTGACTGGGATACCACTAGAGAATGAGAGGGTTGAGGTCCAACCAGGAGATGTGGTTGGGTTCTATCTTGAGAGTAGTGACAATGGTGATGATGGTATCCAGTTTGCTAGAGATATGAGTCCTTACACTGATGAGAGAGTTTGGTTTGCTACTGATTCACTGACTTCTCGCCCTGAGGCAACTTGCATGTATCCTGTCGGCACATCTGGTCTACTCAGTTCCTCCACTAACCTAGCTCCACTCATCACAGCAACTGTTTGTAAGTCATAG
- the LOC135351547 gene encoding ephrin type-B receptor 1-B-like, which produces MTSLLRTAVYLLLLTELFLANHGAAQTTAEVIPQCSTGFPAVDSLQPSADLTEIAPDSGTQDGIQVIAPGIKFECNGQITEWNALVTVEDYNTGLILTHLLYLQVWRPSQDFDGKFDLVGSNLLKYRPRTETVTPDNSNITFATLTSQISENEQIQFQPDDVLGWYSPQAQRLTQGFGVALHSNESSSELLIKVLSNDPCELYTCDEEVQQQSSLPLITLQYEPTNASSSVSPNNLTCTEEISLPASCVDSTTPGNTSPPTPLPTMPRATTTPTYLYIVAGVVPGAVIILVAIVVFIVCLKCHKSERKCSNCFNSITKSEHNPNYSSTYADPDDFIRLRQPPTKLPPQNSMFFNNTGDSPIPHTPVGFTEYETDGHNHTTTYQANGENHIYHELVKTPEPPPLPDRTSFGSFKKTASLRFSIHSINQFPYTMPNTPAPSCPYIEAVPTVGGGQPYTPQDTPPSSASDVSQGKLTMRKLFHSLDDEGLRVPTAEERELYDDTRVEELYSKLHRPGTKVRDSRDDTFFDQSDIYWEPSHSSSELFNQLAKRKYREIKRSDIRTLDALGGGHFSSVHRGVWEVPGGSVEVAVKRLKSKASETDKVKFLQEAAIMGQFLHPNVIKLQGVVTIGEPVMIVLEVMPKGDLKNFVRSLRSKPKPDDLPNMFVRFCREVAFGMNYLSNKGYVHRDLAARNILLTEDLTCKIADFGMARDLDVDHIYQSQGGKIPIKWTAPEGLKHRQYSSASDVWAYGMCLFEIWTLGRKPYEGTSTDELMNFMESFHCQTPPPGTPREVYRLMVQCWHPVPTSRPRFSEVCTFLNSTDEVLLNWSIADKAIGARVMEIGASLSEGNNLYLDLQYMYSSSNQDTSVNITDV; this is translated from the exons ATGACCTCTCTGCTAAGAACGGCAGTGTACTTACTACTGTTAACAGAGCTGTTTCTAG CTAACCATGGTGCAGCTCAAactacagctgaagtgattcCTCAATGCTCTACTGGATTCCCAGCCGTTGACTCTCTCCAACCAAGTGCAGATCTCACTGAGATAGCTCCAGATTCCGGGACACAAGATGGAATACAAGTCATTGCTCCAGGAATAAAGTTTGAGTGCAATGGGCAAATCACAGAATGGAATGCTCTAGTCACTGTTGAAGATTACAACACCGGTCTAATACTTACCCACCTATTATATCTCCAAGTTTGGAGGCCAAGTCAAGATTTTGATGGAAAATTTGATCTAGTTGGGTCTAACCTGTTAAAGTATCGCCCTCGAACTGAAACAGTGACACCTGATAATTCCAACATCACATTCGCAACGCTCACTAGTCAAATTTCTGAAAACGAACAAATTCAATTCCAACCAGATGATGTACTGGGCTGGTACAGTCCACAAGCACAAAGACTTACACAAGGTTTTGGTGTAGCCTTGCATAGCAACGAATCAAGCTCAGAACTGCTTATCAAAGTGTTATCAAACGATCCCTGTGAGCTGTATACATGCGATGAAGAAGTCCAACAACAATCGTCTCTCCCACTCATTACTCTGCAGTATG AACCAACTAATGCCTCGTCCAGTGTTTCCCCTAATAATCTGACGTGCACAGAAGAAATCTCTCTCCCTGCATCATGTGTTGACTCCACTACCCCCGGCAACAcctcaccacccacaccactacCAACCATGCCGAGGGCTACCACTACACCCACCTATCTCTATATTGTTGCTGGTGTGGTACCTGGTGCTGTCATCATCCTTGTGGCCATTGTCGTGTTTATAGTGTGCCTCAAGTGCCACAAGAGTGAGAGGAAATGTAGCAACTGCTTCAATAGCATCACCAAGAGTGAGCATAACCCAAACTATTCTTCTACCTACGCTGATCCtg ATGACTTTATTCGACTGCGTCAACCACCAACGAAACTTCCTCCTCAGAATAGCATGTTCTTTAACAACACAGGGGATTCCCCCATCCCCCATACACCTGTGGGATTTACAGAATACGAGACTGACGGCCATAACCACACCACCACGTACCAAGCCAACGGAGAGAACCATATCTACCACGAGTTAGTCAAGACGCCGGAACCACCACCTCTGCCAGATAGGACATCTTTCGGCTCTTTCAAGAAGACTGCCTCTCTGAGATTTTCCATTCATTCTATAAATCAGTTCCCGTACACTATGCCCAACACGCCAGCCCCCAGCTGCCCCTACATAGAGGCAGTGCCCACCGTGGGAGGAGGTCAACCATACACACCTCAGGACACACCA cCGAGCAGTGCCAGTGATGTGTCTCAAGGGAAGTTAACAATGAGAAAACTGTTCCATTCTCTGGACGATGAGGGACTCAGAGTACCCACTGCA GAGGAGAGAGAGTTGTATGATGATACACGAGTGGAGGAGCTCTACTCAAAGCTACACCGCCCTGGCACCAAG gttCGTGACAGCAGAGACGATACTTTCTTTGATCAGTCTGACATATACTGGGAACCCTCCCACTCGTCCTCAGAGCTGTTCAATCAGCTGGCAAAGAGAAAATATAGAGAGATCAAGAGATCTGATATTAG AACTCTAGATGCACTGGGAGGAGGTCACTTCAGTTCAGTGCACCGTGGTGTCTGGGAGGTTCCTGGGGGGAGCGTGGAGGTGGCCGTCAAGAGACTCAAATCAAAAGCCTCTGAGACAGACAAAGTCAAGTTCCTCCAGGAGGCGGCCATCATGGGCCAGTTCCTACATCCCAACGTCATTAAACTACAAGGAGTGGTCACCATCGGAGAACCA GTCATGATTGTTCTGGAGGTCATGCCCAAAGGTGATCTCAAGAATTTTGTCAGAAGTTTGAG ATCAAAGCCCAAACCTGACGACCTCCCCAACATGTTCGTGCGGTTCTGTCGAGAGGTTGCATTTGGTATGAACTACTTGTCCAACAAAGGCTACGTGCACAGAGACCTGGCAGCCAGGAACATACTGCTCACTGAGGACCTCACTTGCAAG attGCTGATTTTGGAATGGCTCGGGATCTTGACGTGGACCATATCTATCAATCTCAGGGAGGGAAGATCCCCATTAAGTGGACTGCTCCTGAGGGCCTCAAGCACAGACAATACAGCTCAGCCAGTGATGTGTGGGCCTATGGCATGTGCCTGTTTGAGATATGGACTCTAGGACGCAAACCCTACGAGGGCACATCCACTGATGAG CTTATGAACTTTATGGAGAGCTTTCACTGTCAGACCCCTCCCCCTGGGACCCCCCGCGAAGTCTACAGACTCATGGTCCAATGCTG GCATCCAGTACCAACCTCACGACCTCGTTTCTCTGAGGTATGCACATTCCTCAACTCAACGGACGAGGTCCTCTTGAACTGGAGTATTGCTGACAAGGCAATCGGTGCAAGAGTGATGGAGATCGGAGCCTCCCTATCTGAGGGTAACAATCTGTACCTTGACctccagtacatgtactccaGCAGCAATCAAGACACTAGTGTCAACATCACTGATGTGtga
- the LOC135351540 gene encoding uncharacterized protein LOC135351540 isoform X1, with protein sequence MAALLKYLVFLTLAATVVLQVQAQTGAHCLRCFSGVCDATTSQLFSLVNDSDLRCCECFESLSVSLCADDLNSTVSAIENTFSSSSLEQCCSNVSTIVTTESYVLSTVDEVTSHTEEELETANIDNEIGAGEYIIPSFRFDRNDCIRSILVRPVEGIQSSGNNILTFAIYRTYQNGGTFTSRLYELKTSFSVTLVQQESSNIATAMLPEEPVCVETGDTLGFSIPPMSDFKLGIVLSDGTNDFFTHNITDIAIEQPCQQLNGFYEVVRSDQFGFLGTLYNPLIKVELGPLDTQPTSVPTTTPPISAPSSDPPQSTTSSSSPPVQPDLALPLYAIIAIGAGSGVCVLLLLVILLLAVCLCVRRSRRRSSHIMNRKSNAETISTLRSQRLQDMSSPGVITVNNPTAEESHDYDIPPPDAKHYYHELEPGVGRVAATGQLHSDPQGYDMGSNMVTYDNPTELLSSTPQTLAQNPLYRTGPEANEEKLFYNPPSQYDVPTALIRAQKTPPLAPIYHELEGPTEKRSRADSSDNIYTETAFGLDSDDLLPHFDSKRSIRSSSVDTTLTVDTSHSVAKDSVSSEAPLLGPHHYYHELESNSSPRPLPRLPEPEGNSSPRSLPRLPGPESEGKSSPRPLPRLPPAITVDGETRGSLTNSLENSTGGHHLYEPGIYVPGGEERQQLGVIVKEEHSEQYKSWKQKSYKAIKNNKQFFEETVVYWEPKNAEQEIYNQFKEKKFREILKDQIEFTSHLGVGQFGSVSKATWSNVQKGSKNVAVKTLKPTLRQDAKVAFLQEAAIMGQFNHSNVVRLYGVVTMSEPIMIVMELLTLGDLDTYLYNNYRPGEMPPPHKKTLLSFSRQVACGMKYLARKNFVHRDLAARNVLVTETLICKIGDFGMSRNLHDSNYYASKGGTVPIKWTAPEGLNYKKFSTASDVYSYGMVLYEIWSLGLKPLAHIKIQNVSQFVTEGKCQHPPPGCPRKIYEIMVHCWAPEQDDRPTFSNIFDLLNGSDIELLRWSDTDCAQLSNLAMELGAPLSEARTMFLELQEMNLVREDSHSGFLGTDV encoded by the exons ATGGCTGCCTTATTGAAGTACCTGGTATTTCTAACACTGGCAGCTACTGTAGTCCTGCAGGTGCAAGCCCAGACAG GAGCCCATTGCCTCAGATGCTtcagtggtgtgtgtgatgcaACCACCAGTCAACTATTCAGCTTGGTGAATGATTCTGACCTCCGTTGCTGCGAATGTTTTGAATCCCTCTCTGTCAGTTTATGTGCAGATGACCTCAACTCGACTGTTTCTGCTATTGAGAACACATTTAGTAGCTCATCACTGGAACAATGTTGCAGTAATGTGAGTACTATAGTGACTACAGAATCCTATGTGCTTAGCACTGTTGATGAAGTTACTAGCCATACTGAAGAAGAGCTTGAAACAGCGAATATAGATAATGAAATAGGAGCAGGAGAGTACATTATACCGTCTTTTCGATTTGATCGTAATGATTGCATCAGGTCTATACTAGTGAGGCCAGTTGAGGGGATCCAGTCCAGTGGAAACAACATACTCACATTCGCAATTTACAGAACATATCAAAATGGTGGTACATTCACGTCCCGGCTATATGAGTTGAAAACAAgtttctcagtgactttagtACAGCAAGAATCATCTAATATAGCTACTGCAATGTTGCCAGAGGAACCAGTGTGTGTGGAAACAGGAGATACTCTTGGATTCTCAATTCCACCAATGTCCGACTTCAAGTTGGGAATTGTGCTATCAGATGGTACAAATGACTTCTTTACGCACAATATAACGGACATTGCAATCGAGCAACCTTGCCAACAACTGAACGGATTTTATGAGGTTGTACGCTCGGATCAGTTTGGGTTTCTTGGCACTTTGTATAATCCCTTAATCAAAGTGGAATTGG GTCCACTGGATACGCAGCCTACATCTGTCCCCACGACAACCCCTCCCATCTCTGCCCCCTCGTctgaccccccacagagcacCACCTCCTCTTCCTCACCACCTGTGCAGCCAGATCTTGCTCTACCACTCTACGCCATCATAGCCATTGGAGCtgggagtggtgtgtgtgtcttgtTACTGTTGGTCATCTTACTACttgctgtctgtctgtgtgtcagGAGAAGCCGGCGAAGAAGCTCACACATCATGAATCGAAAAAGCA ATGCTGAAACTATTAGCACACTCAGGAGTCAGAGACTACAAGATATGAGCTCTCCGGGCGTTATTACAGTGAATAATCCCACCGCTGAGGAATCACATGACTACGATATACCTCCACCAGACGCGAAACACTACTACCATGAGCTTGAACCTG GTGTAGGACGTGTAGCGGCCACTGGTCAGTTGCACTCTGACCCCCAAGGCTATGATATGGGCAGTAATATGGTTACCTATGACAACCCTACAGAACTACTATCAAGT ACTCCCCAAACCCTTGCCCAAAACCCGCTCTACAGAACTGGACCTGAAGCTAATGAAGAGAAACTGTTTTAT AACCCGCCATCACAATATGACGTCCCGACTGCCTTGATCAGG GCTCAAAAGACTCCTCCTCTGGCCCCCATCTACCATGAACTGGAGGGACCTACTGAG AAAAGATCCCGTGCTGATAGTAGCGACAATATCTACACTGAGACAGCATTTGGACTGGACAGTGATGACCTATTACCACACTTTGATTCTAAGCGCTCCATCCGAAGCTCTTCAGTTGATACGACTCTGACTGTCGATACTAGCCACTCTGTTGCCAAGGACTCCGTGAGCTCTGAGGCCCCACTCCTTGGGCCCCACCATTACTACCACGAGCTCGAGAGCAATAGCTCCCCCCGTCCTCTCCCTCGTCTGCCCGAGCCCGAGGGCAATAGCTCCCCTCGTTCTCTTCCTCGTCTGCCAGGCCCCGAGTCAGAGGGCAAAAGCTCTCCTCGTCCTCTACCTCGCCTGCCCCCCGCCATCACAGTGGATGGTGAAACAAGAGGATCATTGACAAACAGTCTG GAGAATAGTACGGGTGGCCATCACTTGTATGAGCCTGGGATCTACGTTCCTGGTGGG GAAGAGAGACAACAGCTCGGTGTGATTGTCAAGGAGGAGCATTCTGAGCAGTACAAATCATGGAAACAA AAGTCGTATAAAGCGATTAAGAATAACAAACAGTTCTTTGAGGAGACAGTTGTTTACTGGGAACCTAAGAATGCAGAACAGGAAATCTATAATCAATTCAAGGAAAAGAAGTTCAGAGAAATCTTGAAGGACCAAATAGA ATTTACCTCACATCTGGGAGTGGGTCAATTCGGCAGTGTTTCCAAGGCAACGTGGTCCAACGTTCAAAAGGGTTCCAAGAACGTGGCAGTGAAGACACTCAAGCCCACCCTGAGGCAAGATGCCAAGGTAGCTTTCCTCCAGGAGGCAGCCATCATGGGGCAGTTCAACCACTCCAATGTTGTGCGGCTGTACGGAGTGGTCACTATGTCTGAGCCT ATCATGATTGTAATGGAACTGTTGACCCTAGGAGATCTCGACACATACCTGTACAACAACTACCG ACCTGGTGAGATGCCTCCTCCTCACAAGAAGACTTTGCTCTCATTCTCCCGACAAGTTGCCTGTGGAATGAAATACTTGGCCAGGAAGAACTTTGTTCATCGTGACTTGGCAGCAAGGAACGTGCTAGTAACTGAGACACTGATTTGCAAG ATTGGAGACTTTGGGATGTCAAGGAATCTCCATGACAGTAACTACTACGCTTCTAAAGGAGGTACTGTACCTATCAAATGGACAGCACCTGAG GGTCTAAACTACAAGAAGTTCTCTACAGCCagtgatgtgtacagctatGGCATGGTGCTGTATGAGATATGGTCTCTTGGTCTGAAACCACTGGCACACATTAAGATACAAAAT GTCTCCCAGTTTGTTACCGAGGGAAAGTGTCAGCACCCACCACCCGGATGCCCCCGGAAGATCTATGAGATCATGGTGCACTGCTG GGCGCCTGAACAAGACGACAGGCCGACCTTCTCCAATATATTTGACCTACTGAACGGGTCAGACATTGAACTGCTGCGTTGGTCAGACACGGACTGTGCCCAGCTCTCTAACTTAGCCATGGAGCTAGGAGCACCTCTCTCTGAGGCACGGACAATGTTCCTAGAGCTGCAAGAGATGAACCTTGTGCGCGAGGACAGCCACTCCGGCTTCCTAGGCACTGATGTGTAG
- the LOC135351540 gene encoding uncharacterized protein LOC135351540 isoform X2, protein MAALLKYLVFLTLAATVVLQVQAQTGAHCLRCFSGVCDATTSQLFSLVNDSDLRCCECFESLSVSLCADDLNSTVSAIENTFSSSSLEQCCSNVSTIVTTESYVLSTVDEVTSHTEEELETANIDNEIGAGEYIIPSFRFDRNDCIRSILVRPVEGIQSSGNNILTFAIYRTYQNGGTFTSRLYELKTSFSVTLVQQESSNIATAMLPEEPVCVETGDTLGFSIPPMSDFKLGIVLSDGTNDFFTHNITDIAIEQPCQQLNGFYEVVRSDQFGFLGTLYNPLIKVELGPLDTQPTSVPTTTPPISAPSSDPPQSTTSSSSPPVQPDLALPLYAIIAIGAGSGVCVLLLLVILLLAVCLCVRRSRRRSSHIMNRKSNAETISTLRSQRLQDMSSPGVITVNNPTAEESHDYDIPPPDAKHYYHELEPGVGRVAATGQLHSDPQGYDMGSNMVTYDNPTELLSSTPQTLAQNPLYRTGPEANEEKLFYNPPSQYDVPTALIRAQKTPPLAPIYHELEGPTEKRSRADSSDNIYTETAFGLDSDDLLPHFDSKRSIRSSSVDTTLTVDTSHSVAKDSVSSEAPLLGPHHYYHELESNSSPRPLPRLPEPEGNSSPRSLPRLPGPESEGKSSPRPLPRLPPAITVDGETRGSLTNSLENSTGGHHLYEPGIYVPGGEERQQLGVIVKEEHSEQYKSWKQKSYKAIKNNKQFFEETVVYWEPKNAEQEIYNQFKEKKFREILKDQIEFTSHLGVGQFGSVSKATWSNVQKGSKNVAVKTLKPTLRQDAKVAFLQEAAIMGQFNHSNVVRLYGVVTMSEPIMIVMELLTLGDLDTYLYNNYRPGEMPPPHKKTLLSFSRQVACGMKYLARKNFVHRDLAARNVLVTETLICKIGDFGMSRNLHDSNYYASKGGTVPIKWTAPEGLNYKKFSTASDVYSYGMVLYEIWSLGLKPLAHIKIQNVSQFVTEGKCQHPPPGCPRKIYEIMVHCWAPEQDDRPTFSNIFDLLNGSDIELLRWSDTDCAQLSNLAMELGAPLSEARTMFLELQEMNLVREDSHSGFLGTDV, encoded by the exons ATGGCTGCCTTATTGAAGTACCTGGTATTTCTAACACTGGCAGCTACTGTAGTCCTGCAGGTGCAGGCCCAGACAG GAGCCCATTGCCTCAGATGCTtcagtggtgtgtgtgatgcaACCACCAGTCAACTATTCAGCTTGGTGAATGATTCTGACCTCCGTTGCTGCGAATGTTTTGAATCCCTCTCTGTCAGTTTATGTGCAGATGACCTCAACTCGACTGTTTCTGCTATTGAGAACACATTTAGTAGCTCATCACTGGAACAATGTTGCAGTAATGTGAGTACTATAGTGACTACAGAATCCTATGTGCTTAGCACTGTTGATGAAGTTACTAGCCATACTGAAGAAGAGCTTGAAACAGCGAATATAGATAATGAAATAGGAGCAGGAGAGTACATTATACCGTCTTTTCGATTTGATCGTAATGATTGCATCAGGTCTATACTAGTGAGGCCAGTTGAGGGGATCCAGTCCAGTGGAAACAACATACTCACATTCGCAATTTACAGAACATATCAAAATGGTGGTACATTCACGTCCCGGCTATATGAGTTGAAAACAAgtttctcagtgactttagtACAGCAAGAATCATCTAATATAGCTACTGCAATGTTGCCAGAGGAACCAGTGTGTGTGGAAACAGGAGATACTCTTGGATTCTCAATTCCACCAATGTCCGACTTCAAGTTGGGAATTGTGCTATCAGATGGTACAAATGACTTCTTTACGCACAATATAACGGACATTGCAATCGAGCAACCTTGCCAACAACTGAACGGATTTTATGAGGTTGTACGCTCGGATCAGTTTGGGTTTCTTGGCACTTTGTATAATCCCTTAATCAAAGTGGAATTGG GTCCACTGGATACGCAGCCTACATCTGTCCCCACGACAACCCCTCCCATCTCTGCCCCCTCGTctgaccccccacagagcacCACCTCCTCTTCCTCACCACCTGTGCAGCCAGATCTTGCTCTACCACTCTACGCCATCATAGCCATTGGAGCtgggagtggtgtgtgtgtcttgtTACTGTTGGTCATCTTACTACttgctgtctgtctgtgtgtcagGAGAAGCCGGCGAAGAAGCTCACACATCATGAATCGAAAAAGCA ATGCTGAAACTATTAGCACACTCAGGAGTCAGAGACTACAAGATATGAGCTCTCCGGGCGTTATTACAGTGAATAATCCCACCGCTGAGGAATCACATGACTACGATATACCTCCACCAGACGCGAAACACTACTACCATGAGCTTGAACCTG GTGTAGGACGTGTAGCGGCCACTGGTCAGTTGCACTCTGACCCCCAAGGCTATGATATGGGCAGTAATATGGTTACCTATGACAACCCTACAGAACTACTATCAAGT ACTCCCCAAACCCTTGCCCAAAACCCGCTCTACAGAACTGGACCTGAAGCTAATGAAGAGAAACTGTTTTAT AACCCGCCATCACAATATGACGTCCCGACTGCCTTGATCAGG GCTCAAAAGACTCCTCCTCTGGCCCCCATCTACCATGAACTGGAGGGACCTACTGAG AAAAGATCCCGTGCTGATAGTAGCGACAATATCTACACTGAGACAGCATTTGGACTGGACAGTGATGACCTATTACCACACTTTGATTCTAAGCGCTCCATCCGAAGCTCTTCAGTTGATACGACTCTGACTGTCGATACTAGCCACTCTGTTGCCAAGGACTCCGTGAGCTCTGAGGCCCCACTCCTTGGGCCCCACCATTACTACCACGAGCTCGAGAGCAATAGCTCCCCCCGTCCTCTCCCTCGTCTGCCCGAGCCCGAGGGCAATAGCTCCCCTCGTTCTCTTCCTCGTCTGCCAGGCCCCGAGTCAGAGGGCAAAAGCTCTCCTCGTCCTCTACCTCGCCTGCCCCCCGCCATCACAGTGGATGGTGAAACAAGAGGATCATTGACAAACAGTCTG GAGAATAGTACGGGTGGCCATCACTTGTATGAGCCTGGGATCTACGTTCCTGGTGGG GAAGAGAGACAACAGCTCGGTGTGATTGTCAAGGAGGAGCATTCTGAGCAGTACAAATCATGGAAACAA AAGTCGTATAAAGCGATTAAGAATAACAAACAGTTCTTTGAGGAGACAGTTGTTTACTGGGAACCTAAGAATGCAGAACAGGAAATCTATAATCAATTCAAGGAAAAGAAGTTCAGAGAAATCTTGAAGGACCAAATAGA ATTTACCTCACATCTGGGAGTGGGTCAATTCGGCAGTGTTTCCAAGGCAACGTGGTCCAACGTTCAAAAGGGTTCCAAGAACGTGGCAGTGAAGACACTCAAGCCCACCCTGAGGCAAGATGCCAAGGTAGCTTTCCTCCAGGAGGCAGCCATCATGGGGCAGTTCAACCACTCCAATGTTGTGCGGCTGTACGGAGTGGTCACTATGTCTGAGCCT ATCATGATTGTAATGGAACTGTTGACCCTAGGAGATCTCGACACATACCTGTACAACAACTACCG ACCTGGTGAGATGCCTCCTCCTCACAAGAAGACTTTGCTCTCATTCTCCCGACAAGTTGCCTGTGGAATGAAATACTTGGCCAGGAAGAACTTTGTTCATCGTGACTTGGCAGCAAGGAACGTGCTAGTAACTGAGACACTGATTTGCAAG ATTGGAGACTTTGGGATGTCAAGGAATCTCCATGACAGTAACTACTACGCTTCTAAAGGAGGTACTGTACCTATCAAATGGACAGCACCTGAG GGTCTAAACTACAAGAAGTTCTCTACAGCCagtgatgtgtacagctatGGCATGGTGCTGTATGAGATATGGTCTCTTGGTCTGAAACCACTGGCACACATTAAGATACAAAAT GTCTCCCAGTTTGTTACCGAGGGAAAGTGTCAGCACCCACCACCCGGATGCCCCCGGAAGATCTATGAGATCATGGTGCACTGCTG GGCGCCTGAACAAGACGACAGGCCGACCTTCTCCAATATATTTGACCTACTGAACGGGTCAGACATTGAACTGCTGCGTTGGTCAGACACGGACTGTGCCCAGCTCTCTAACTTAGCCATGGAGCTAGGAGCACCTCTCTCTGAGGCACGGACAATGTTCCTAGAGCTGCAAGAGATGAACCTTGTGCGCGAGGACAGCCACTCCGGCTTCCTAGGCACTGATGTGTAG